The bacterium genome has a segment encoding these proteins:
- a CDS encoding N-6 DNA methylase translates to MGGFDAAFQKVASLVEAFESNLNHYKSPKYTEAQARKDFIDKFWMALGWDVNHDVQTNPYEQEVKVERSVTTEGKQRRADYAFYLAPNYHDVKFLVEAKKPSVDIATPESCFQLIRYAWNSDTPLAVLTDFEQFLVLDCRYKPDIGSATNQVLQKYYYTEYTDKEKFAKIYWLFSHEAVEQGSIEKRAAELPKPRGKAVQRGLFSGGYQSIDSSFLAELDEHRMSLAKNFKNNNPELESETLTELAQRTLDRLVFLRFLEDKGIEPARLVENFGAKGSAWHDFIAASRRLDGIYNGIVYKHHDILDSKDFQVDDKAFSQIRDSLAHANSPYDFNSIPIHILGSIYERFLGKVIVATDKRARVEEKPEVRKAGGVYYTPSYIVRYIVANTVGKLIEGKTPAEIAKMRFADIACGSGSFLLAVYDLLLDYHGHYYNDHPDKAQKADCVERGGKLYLTLAKKREILLNNIYGVDIDPQAVEVCQLSLYLKLLQDETEASAHQYLLDFARDARLKKLLPDLSRNIRCGNSLIGPDFYNEQGNLFDTKESRRINAFDWYSKEHGFGEIMRGKSRQLWLVTFVTHNSRISQRLLDKGRLLDKGFKPLVPPGFKPLVSLKEPFIFTPEEQLLIAAKIAEACRRHDVPVVAWNVLSDHVHMIIAAESEEELNELVHKIKGYSSRAYQEAQGWEKGQHVWAQKFNRKPVKDDKALTDMMNYVQNNHLKHSLDKGRLLDKGFKPLVPPGVKPLVSREKLEPVLNSICISVEDASSPQGGFDAVIGNPPYVRQEGLGEQKEYFAKKYQVYAGTADLYAYFIEKGISILRGEGVFSFIVANKWLRANYGKPLRRWLKKLRIEELLDFGDLPVFEGATTYPCILKVTKAKPNKEFDAAKIERLDFHDLSSYVKKLKYKVNQSNLSDEGWSLSDSKDEMVLSKLKTTGVPLGEYVNGKIYRGVLTGLNEAFVIDAETRKRLIKEDPKNKVLIKPFLAGSDIKRYGTLSTERYLIFTRRGINIKQYPAIERYLETFKTQLKPKPKEWNEKKDGKWKGRKPGSYQWFEIQDSIDYFEEFDKPKIILPDISPRGNFTFDCEGKYYSVNTTYIIPTDDKYLLGILNSSLITQFYKSISSTYRGGYLRFIYQYLIQLPIRT, encoded by the coding sequence ATGGGCGGGTTTGACGCTGCATTTCAGAAAGTCGCTTCCCTTGTTGAAGCTTTTGAAAGCAATCTGAACCACTACAAATCCCCAAAGTACACCGAGGCGCAGGCGCGCAAGGATTTCATAGATAAGTTCTGGATGGCGCTCGGCTGGGACGTTAATCATGACGTGCAGACCAACCCTTACGAGCAGGAGGTGAAGGTCGAGCGCAGCGTCACGACAGAAGGCAAGCAGCGCCGGGCCGATTACGCCTTCTACCTTGCGCCAAACTACCACGACGTCAAGTTCCTTGTCGAGGCAAAGAAGCCTTCTGTTGACATCGCGACGCCGGAGAGCTGTTTCCAGCTCATCCGCTACGCATGGAACTCCGACACGCCGCTTGCCGTTCTCACCGACTTCGAGCAGTTCCTTGTCCTCGACTGCCGCTACAAGCCCGACATCGGCTCCGCTACGAATCAGGTATTGCAGAAGTATTACTATACAGAATACACGGACAAGGAAAAGTTCGCAAAGATATACTGGCTCTTCTCGCACGAGGCGGTCGAGCAAGGCTCCATCGAGAAGCGGGCGGCCGAACTACCCAAGCCTCGCGGGAAAGCAGTCCAGCGCGGGTTATTCTCAGGCGGCTACCAGAGCATTGACTCCTCGTTCCTCGCCGAACTCGACGAACACCGCATGTCGCTCGCAAAGAACTTCAAGAATAATAATCCCGAACTTGAAAGCGAGACGCTGACAGAGCTAGCACAGCGCACGCTTGACCGGCTCGTGTTCCTGCGGTTCCTCGAGGACAAGGGCATTGAGCCTGCGCGTCTCGTTGAAAACTTCGGCGCGAAAGGTTCGGCGTGGCACGACTTCATCGCGGCCAGCCGCAGGCTCGACGGCATCTACAACGGCATCGTCTACAAACATCACGACATCCTGGACAGCAAGGATTTTCAAGTTGACGACAAGGCGTTCTCGCAGATACGCGACAGCCTGGCGCACGCCAACTCGCCTTACGACTTCAACTCAATCCCCATTCATATCCTCGGTTCAATATACGAGCGCTTTCTTGGCAAGGTCATCGTTGCCACCGATAAGCGCGCCAGGGTTGAAGAAAAGCCCGAGGTTCGCAAGGCGGGCGGCGTCTACTACACGCCCTCCTACATCGTCCGCTACATTGTTGCCAACACGGTCGGAAAACTCATAGAGGGGAAGACCCCCGCCGAGATTGCAAAAATGCGGTTTGCCGACATTGCCTGCGGGTCGGGTTCGTTTCTTTTGGCCGTGTACGATTTGTTGCTGGACTACCACGGCCACTACTACAACGACCATCCCGATAAGGCGCAGAAGGCCGACTGCGTGGAGCGCGGCGGCAAGCTTTACCTTACGCTCGCAAAAAAGCGCGAGATACTATTGAACAATATCTACGGCGTGGATATTGACCCGCAGGCGGTGGAGGTCTGCCAGCTTTCGCTCTACCTCAAGCTCCTGCAGGACGAGACCGAGGCCAGCGCGCACCAGTACCTTTTGGACTTTGCCCGAGATGCAAGGCTAAAGAAGCTGCTGCCCGACCTGAGCCGCAATATCCGCTGCGGCAACTCGCTTATAGGTCCCGACTTTTATAACGAGCAAGGCAATTTGTTCGATACCAAAGAATCGCGCCGCATAAACGCTTTCGACTGGTACAGCAAGGAGCACGGCTTCGGCGAGATTATGCGGGGAAAAAGCCGCCAGCTCTGGCTTGTGACTTTCGTGACCCACAACTCGCGCATATCGCAGCGCCTATTGGACAAGGGGCGTTTATTAGACAAGGGGTTTAAACCCCTTGTCCCTCCGGGGTTTAAACCCCTTGTCTCTCTGAAAGAGCCTTTTATATTCACGCCGGAGGAGCAGTTATTGATAGCCGCCAAGATTGCTGAAGCCTGCCGTCGCCACGACGTGCCGGTGGTGGCCTGGAACGTTCTTTCCGATCACGTTCACATGATTATTGCCGCCGAATCTGAAGAGGAGCTTAACGAACTCGTTCACAAGATTAAGGGGTATAGTTCCAGGGCTTATCAGGAAGCGCAGGGCTGGGAAAAGGGTCAGCACGTATGGGCGCAGAAATTCAACCGCAAACCTGTAAAGGACGATAAGGCGCTTACTGATATGATGAACTACGTGCAGAACAATCACCTTAAGCACTCATTAGACAAGGGGCGTTTATTAGACAAGGGGTTTAAACCCCTTGTCCCTCCCGGAGTTAAACCCCTTGTCTCCCGCGAGAAGCTTGAGCCGGTGCTCAACTCCATCTGCATCTCTGTCGAGGATGCCTCGAGCCCGCAGGGCGGCTTTGACGCGGTGATTGGCAATCCGCCGTATGTGCGGCAGGAAGGGCTTGGAGAACAAAAGGAGTACTTTGCAAAGAAATACCAAGTGTATGCAGGGACTGCTGATCTTTATGCTTATTTCATCGAGAAGGGAATAAGCATACTTAGGGGGGAAGGGGTGTTCAGTTTTATTGTTGCTAACAAATGGCTACGTGCTAACTATGGAAAGCCTCTCAGGCGCTGGTTGAAGAAATTGCGGATTGAGGAGTTGCTCGATTTTGGCGATCTTCCAGTCTTTGAAGGCGCGACAACATATCCGTGCATATTAAAAGTCACAAAGGCAAAACCAAACAAAGAATTTGATGCAGCCAAAATTGAAAGACTTGATTTTCATGATTTGTCCAGTTATGTAAAGAAGTTAAAATACAAGGTTAATCAATCTAATTTGAGTGATGAAGGCTGGTCACTATCCGATTCAAAAGATGAGATGGTGCTTTCAAAACTCAAAACCACAGGAGTACCACTTGGCGAATATGTCAATGGTAAAATATACAGAGGCGTTCTGACTGGCCTCAACGAGGCATTTGTCATTGATGCCGAAACTCGCAAGCGATTAATCAAAGAAGACCCTAAGAACAAAGTGTTAATCAAACCATTCTTAGCGGGTTCAGATATTAAAAGATATGGAACATTATCAACCGAGCGATACTTGATTTTCACTAGAAGAGGAATCAATATCAAACAATACCCAGCCATTGAGAGATATCTAGAAACCTTCAAAACCCAACTCAAGCCGAAGCCTAAAGAATGGAACGA